From a single Pempheris klunzingeri isolate RE-2024b chromosome 2, fPemKlu1.hap1, whole genome shotgun sequence genomic region:
- the LOC139218113 gene encoding transmembrane protein 233-like, translating to MALGVLNSQEKSSLSGSAFFACNSLQYQEPPPPLRSYLCLTIFSCFCPAYPVNIVALVFSIMSRNSYYQGDYDGSRRLGRSALYVAVASIIIGLLIIAISCIVHFTTMEF from the exons ATGGCTCTTGGAGTGCTTAATTCGCAAGAAAAAAGTTCCCTGAGTGGGAGCGCATTTTTTGCCTGCAATTCTTTACAATACCAGgaacctccacctcctctccgtAGCTACCTCTGTTTGACTATTTTCTCCTGCTTTTGCCCAGCGTACCCCGTCAACATCGTGGCCCTGGTCTTCTCTATCATG TCCAGGAACAGCTATTATCAAGGTGACTATGATGGGTCGAGGCGGCTTGGCAGGAGCGCTCTCTATGTTGCTGTCGCCTCCATCATCATCGGCCTTCTCATCATCGCCATCAGCTGCATCGTTCATTTTACCACC ATGGAGTTTTAG